From Camelina sativa cultivar DH55 chromosome 5, Cs, whole genome shotgun sequence:
aacaaaatatacaaagttaTTACGTAAAAACGAGTGAGCAACAAATTCATTCATTCatggtatttttgttttcatccaaagtctCATAattggtaaagaagaagatgattaaaAAGAATTTTGTGCACTGGGGAGGACTGTGTCTGTGTTAGTCACCAAGATACCATCTTATTGCCTTAGTGCCTTACCCTATGGTGTGATACCACAATAAGGTCAAGAGATGAAACGAATTAAATTAGAGAAAGAAGTGAGACTTATCAATATCAAATgagaaatttattattattattattattaatgctCTATTATTATAGATtcactttatattttacattgagatCTTAAGCTTTATGGTTTCGCTTCACTTTCATCATTCTCCTTCTACATATTGGACATCTCCCAGCAGCTTTTTTTATCCTGTGCCATTTCACAACGTTTGATATGTTAGATCAATCCCTAATAGGGTAGACACCATTAGCATTACAACAAGTTGTGCATTAGTGAATAAGAACTTACTTTGTTCCGCATCGAAAACAGGAGACGCAATGGCCGCATGGGAGGAAAAAACAATCTCTTGGAGCATCATAACAAATGGTACAGACACATCTACTTTCCTTACCTGCTTCCTCATCATTTCCATCCAAACTAGCATCATCGTTTGTGAAAGGTGCATTACCATCTTTGTCTGCAAGCAGAGGTTTTCTTGGTGAATCATCGTCGGTTGGATCTCCCTCTCCACCACAGCACTGTGTAGCTACAAGTATGAAGCAAAACACCAGACCTGTATATGCAATTATCATACTTGTAAGTAACTGATCCAAAGTTTGTTTTAATAGAGAAACTAACCAATGCTCAAGTCCAGTTATAAATTTGACTTTGAAACGATTGAAAAATATACCTGTGGCAATTATATATGCAACCCATCTATGTTCATATGAGATGCTGATGTTCCATTCATCTTCGATGGATACTCCCTAAGCCCAGACGCATAGGCAGTGAGAGGAACACTCATTCAGCTAAgagtcataataataataatagcaaCAGTAACAATTTTGTTAGGAGTACATACCTGACTCAGTCCTGGTGAAGTTACGACTATAGAACTTCCAACAAGGGACATTGCACTGAGTTTGAATATGCACTCGCCATTGCCGAAGGTACAGTTGTAGGATGATTGTTTAGTGTCAAACACCACAGCCCTCACATCAATAGTCAGTTCCACCTGAACAATCATCATCAGGTCAAGTAAAACAATTAATGAAcggtgcaaaaaaaaaaaaaaaaacataatccaaaAAGTCATTACATGATCAGTCAGTAATTATTACCTCTACGTCCTTCCTCTTCAAGTTAGCCACAGTAACATAGTAATATGAAGACGTACTTATCTCCAATGTAATCATACCACTCCCTGTAAAGGACTTGAATTAACTCACGGTAATCATTGTGACACAATGCATTTTTTAAGTAGGAACTTCCATTTGACTAACCCTGAATTAGATTCCGTGACCTAGCGGTGTCATGCAATGGAATCTTGTCCAACGACGAATGAGGCATGAGTCGCGTTCCTGCGAATTGAGAACCTTGACATTATCAGTATTTATATCCAATAATAAAGGCAACAATTACAAACAGAAAATCTCACTCACACATTAAGACTTCTATATCCTCTTAGTTCATTCAAAagttattttccttttctagTTGGGGTTTTGCTTTTACGTTTTAGTATATTCGAATGAAGTTCCATCAatttaggtttttctttgtgCTCATGTGTTTTTAAAACTCTATCACAGCCTCAATGACAATAGTAAACCAACAGGCAAGCATAGCAATCAGCATTCGACAAAACTACAATATTAACTAACCTTCCTCGACCACAAGCTGAACCTCAGAACCCTGTGGCTCAACCTTATAGGTGATGTTAAAAAGAGTCCCTTTATTAAAAAAGTATCGCCAACCCTGAGACAAGTGAAATCAGTTCAATAAATTGTCAAGAAGAGAAGTCAAAGATGGAATCAATTCTGACgaaaaaagattgaattctTTGATATCAAATCTCAATGACAATTTCAAACAATACAGAGAATCTTTTAACATGCCTTGTACATATCATGTGAGAGAGGAAACACTCGGGATTCTGACCAGTTCACCACAGAGCTTAAAGAAGGATTCTCATAGAATCCATAAAGCATAAGCCCTGGTTTAGAGTAATCGAGCTCCTTCACCtaacaaaaaaagttcaataaaccattgattaaaaaaacagaacgaAAAGAAGAAGGAGGTAGCTAGGGGGAACCAAACCCAGATCACGAACCTCAATGCTTTGGACAAATCTGGAACTTGGTTTAACAAGAAGGGACGAATTGGGTCCAAGCCAGACATTTTCTGATCCGACAATACTCTCCATCAGAAGAGCCGGCGCTGTGAGTCATCGAGAAACTAGTCAGATtcagaaaaaaagacaaaaagcttTCGAAATCAAAACTGTAAATTGGAAATTAAAAGTTGAAGAGACCAACCGTAGAACCACAGTGCAATAGCGAGACAGAAGCAGTAAGTCTTAAACTCCCCATACGAGAGGGTCTCTTCTTCCAGGTTACGTAATCGATAACGTTGATGTTGCATTTCCATACGAACTGAATCCATTTCGGTGATTCTTAGAGAAAGAGTCAATGAAAAAAGGTGAGAGGATTTGGGATtgaagaaaccctaaatttatAGGGATTATAAAGAACTTGAGAGAGGATCTGTGAGGTGAGGAAGTGTATCCATGATTTAGATAAAGGATAAGGGCAAGTTTATTAATGTAACGCTCTATGGTTTGAACAAATTGGTCCACCGGCGCCGAGTCTGGTTTGAACGGTAACGACGAGGAGAGTGCGAGAGAATCTTTTGAAATAGGTAACAAATACTGAGGGTATTTTATGTAacttcctaaaataaataaataaataaaacattaaccgtagagtttatgttttgctttattttattttttatctgttttataattttaattaaagttCCAAATTTATCCTTTGGCCAAATTTAATTAACTGTGAAGTCTGTTCAACTCAATATATTAGTAAAGTATTTTAAAGTTAATCAACTGTTAGTTTAAGTCATTATTAGTatgctaaaataaaatatattgatttaactTAAGTCCAGCAAACTTTATGCTAAGTggcttgtaatttttttttaatagattaacAATCCTAATGATACTTAAATCTGACTACTAGGCAACGTTATAGCAATGTAATAATGGAAGCAAAAGCATACAGCTTGATTAAGGTAATTTGTGAATAACATCATAAGCCACAAAgttatttaatactaatatttatttttaaataaaaat
This genomic window contains:
- the LOC104785650 gene encoding uncharacterized protein LOC104785650, translating into MDSVRMEMQHQRYRLRNLEEETLSYGEFKTYCFCLAIALWFYAPALLMESIVGSENVWLGPNSSLLVKPSSRFVQSIEVKELDYSKPGLMLYGFYENPSLSSVVNWSESRVFPLSHDMYKGWRYFFNKGTLFNITYKVEPQGSEVQLVVEEGTRLMPHSSLDKIPLHDTARSRNLIQGSGMITLEISTSSYYYVTVANLKRKDVEVELTIDVRAVVFDTKQSSYNCTFGNGECIFKLSAMSLVGSSIVVTSPGLSQGVSIEDEWNISISYEHRWVAYIIATGLVFCFILVATQCCGGEGDPTDDDSPRKPLLADKDGNAPFTNDDASLDGNDEEAGKESRCVCTICYDAPRDCFFLPCGHCVSCFRCGTKIKKAAGRCPICRRRMMKVKRNHKA